In a genomic window of Leptospira brenneri:
- a CDS encoding alkyl sulfatase dimerization domain-containing protein, producing MKSIFRSLCIFIFLLQFHVCHSAKQKEGTNDTHKLHLEEFNVEFEKKIYEVAPGVYSAVGYGIANSILLVGKDGLIVIDTLDEIEASKQVLEEFRKISKLPIKAIIYTHSHPDHIFGSVTFVSGESPEVYAHESLLPAVQKLASETTPIIGTRSARMFGNYLEKSDLVNVGIGPYQGYNADTKLDFVPPTKTFRDSLEIEVSGIRLKLIHAPGETDDQIYIYHPEKNILFVGDNFYKAFPNLYTIRGTWFRSLKNWYQSLDIIRNLKPEHLVPSHGKPVSGKTYIYDIVTDYRDAVQFVHDQSLRGINAGYHPDDLVEFVKLPDHLKKSPYLQEVYGKVSWSVRSAFTGNLGWFSGDSAELQPLDRKAYADLIVDLAGGKENLLKYTKSKLQSKEYQAVLSLSGYLLRNDPKLTDVVPLRIEALENLGQLESNANAKHYYLTEALELRNKFVAKIKVRPSPALLRRYPVKVILSSFVTNLDPNASIDSDEKVGFVFSDTKESYTIYVRKGIAEVIPGLLEDSKIVVELDSQDWKEMLVKIKNPITTLPKFTYKKGGLLAFTQFLKKFSPKEQILSSQIPVYQSIGK from the coding sequence ATGAAATCCATTTTTCGATCCCTATGTATATTTATTTTTTTACTCCAATTCCATGTTTGTCATTCGGCAAAACAAAAAGAAGGAACAAATGATACTCACAAACTGCATTTAGAGGAATTTAATGTAGAGTTTGAAAAGAAAATTTATGAAGTGGCGCCGGGAGTTTATTCGGCAGTAGGGTATGGGATTGCCAATTCCATCTTACTTGTTGGTAAGGATGGATTAATCGTTATCGATACTTTAGATGAGATAGAAGCATCCAAACAAGTTCTAGAAGAATTTAGAAAAATATCAAAACTACCAATCAAAGCAATTATCTATACCCATAGTCATCCAGACCATATTTTTGGTTCTGTAACTTTTGTTTCGGGAGAATCACCAGAAGTATATGCGCATGAGAGTTTGTTACCTGCAGTTCAAAAACTGGCAAGTGAGACCACTCCCATCATTGGAACAAGAAGTGCTCGGATGTTTGGAAATTATTTAGAAAAAAGTGATTTGGTAAACGTAGGAATTGGTCCTTACCAAGGATACAATGCCGATACAAAATTGGATTTTGTTCCTCCTACAAAAACATTTAGAGATAGTTTGGAAATTGAAGTATCTGGAATTCGTTTGAAGCTGATCCACGCACCAGGTGAAACAGACGATCAAATTTATATCTATCATCCAGAAAAAAATATTTTATTTGTCGGAGATAATTTTTACAAAGCCTTTCCAAACCTTTATACCATCAGGGGGACTTGGTTTCGTAGTTTAAAAAATTGGTATCAATCTTTGGATATCATCAGGAATTTAAAGCCGGAACATCTAGTTCCAAGTCACGGCAAACCAGTATCAGGAAAAACATATATTTATGATATTGTTACCGATTACAGAGATGCCGTACAATTTGTACATGATCAGTCCCTTCGTGGAATCAATGCCGGATACCACCCGGATGATTTGGTTGAATTTGTAAAACTCCCCGATCATTTAAAAAAATCTCCCTACCTCCAAGAAGTGTATGGAAAAGTGTCTTGGTCGGTTCGTTCCGCATTTACCGGGAATCTGGGTTGGTTTAGTGGTGACTCAGCAGAATTACAACCACTAGATCGGAAGGCTTATGCGGATTTGATTGTGGATCTTGCGGGAGGAAAAGAGAATCTATTAAAATATACAAAAAGTAAATTACAATCCAAAGAATACCAAGCGGTTTTGAGTTTGTCTGGGTATCTACTTCGAAATGATCCAAAATTAACAGATGTGGTTCCTTTGCGAATTGAAGCTTTGGAAAATTTAGGCCAACTAGAATCGAATGCGAATGCAAAACATTATTATCTTACAGAGGCTTTGGAATTGAGAAACAAGTTTGTCGCTAAAATCAAAGTAAGGCCAAGTCCTGCTCTATTACGACGTTATCCTGTTAAGGTAATTCTTAGCAGTTTTGTTACAAACTTAGATCCAAACGCTAGTATCGATTCTGATGAAAAAGTAGGTTTTGTTTTTTCTGATACAAAAGAATCGTATACCATTTATGTCAGGAAGGGTATTGCAGAAGTGATCCCTGGTTTACTAGAGGATTCGAAGATTGTTGTGGAACTTGATTCCCAAGATTGGAAAGAAATGTTAGTAAAAATTAAAAACCCAATTACTACTCTACCTAAATTTACTTATAAAAAAGGTGGGCTTTTGGCTTTTACTCAGTTTTTGAAAAAGTTTTCTCCGAAAGAACAAATTCTCTCTTCGCAAATTCCTGTTTACCAATCAATCGGGAAGTAG
- a CDS encoding SDR family NAD(P)-dependent oxidoreductase produces MDIDSLLQDLKALLDSPKELVTISEEKRLELMILCGKISRPDRNEVRKRNRTVRVEKKQTLKIQEKQKTALTGIRRARETTVFKAPLQISNSAGWSWDKAEELLTPKPCYICKTPFTKLHFFYDAMCPNCSELNYSKRFQTADLKGTVAVITGSRLKIGYQATLLLLRSGSRVIATTRFPNDSAIRFSKEVDFHLWKDRLQIFGLDLRHTPSVEIFCKFLETHLERLDILINNAAQTVRRPPGFYGHLLDVEKLSISELPTDAQKLLSFYQHCKQELDSYRSDSEMKDTATALAVSWNHKTPGVGIRSSAALSQIPYSHDNSNELEAVFPEGELDADLQQVDLRKTNSWRLRLGEINTSEMLEVQLVNAVAPFVLCNRLVGLMRRDNTGKKHIINVSAMEGKFHRFKKEDRHPHTNMAKAALNMMTHTSAEDFAKDGIFMNAVDTGWVTDEDPVELAKRKQDLHDFQPPLDIVDGAARVVDPLFDGANTGKHWIGKFLKDYFPIDW; encoded by the coding sequence ATGGACATTGATTCTTTGTTACAAGATCTAAAGGCTCTTTTGGATTCTCCCAAGGAACTTGTAACTATTTCCGAAGAAAAACGATTGGAATTAATGATCCTATGTGGAAAAATTTCACGCCCTGACCGTAACGAAGTACGCAAAAGGAACAGAACTGTTCGCGTTGAAAAAAAACAAACACTCAAAATTCAGGAAAAACAAAAAACTGCTTTAACAGGAATCAGACGAGCAAGAGAAACTACCGTTTTCAAAGCACCTTTACAAATTTCCAATTCAGCGGGATGGTCTTGGGACAAAGCGGAAGAACTCCTGACCCCAAAACCTTGTTATATTTGCAAAACACCGTTTACTAAACTCCATTTTTTTTATGATGCAATGTGTCCTAATTGCTCAGAACTCAATTATTCGAAAAGGTTTCAGACAGCAGATCTAAAAGGAACCGTGGCAGTGATTACAGGGTCTCGTTTAAAAATTGGGTATCAAGCAACCTTACTCTTGTTACGCTCTGGTTCTAGAGTCATTGCTACAACTAGATTTCCCAATGATTCGGCAATACGTTTTTCCAAAGAAGTTGATTTTCATTTATGGAAGGATCGATTACAAATTTTTGGTTTGGACTTGAGACATACACCAAGTGTAGAAATTTTTTGTAAATTTTTAGAAACTCATTTAGAAAGATTAGATATTCTTATCAATAATGCAGCACAAACGGTAAGACGACCTCCCGGCTTTTATGGCCATCTACTTGACGTAGAAAAACTGAGTATTTCCGAGTTACCTACAGATGCACAAAAGTTACTTAGTTTTTACCAACACTGCAAACAAGAATTAGATTCTTACCGGTCTGATTCAGAAATGAAAGATACTGCCACCGCACTGGCAGTCAGTTGGAATCACAAAACACCGGGTGTGGGGATCCGTTCCTCAGCGGCACTTTCACAAATCCCCTATTCTCATGACAATTCAAATGAATTGGAAGCGGTTTTTCCAGAAGGAGAATTGGATGCCGATTTACAACAAGTAGATCTTCGCAAAACAAACAGTTGGCGACTGCGACTTGGAGAAATCAATACTTCCGAAATGTTGGAAGTTCAATTAGTGAATGCCGTTGCACCCTTTGTCCTTTGTAACCGTCTCGTTGGTCTAATGCGAAGAGACAATACAGGAAAAAAACATATCATTAATGTTTCAGCCATGGAAGGGAAATTCCATAGATTCAAAAAAGAAGACCGCCATCCTCATACCAATATGGCAAAAGCTGCCCTGAATATGATGACTCATACCTCCGCAGAAGATTTTGCGAAGGACGGAATTTTTATGAATGCGGTGGATACGGGATGGGTTACCGACGAAGATCCAGTGGAACTTGCGAAAAGAAAACAAGACTTACATGATTTCCAACCACCACTTGATATTGTGGATGGAGCTGCGAGAGTCGTTGATCCCCTGTTTGACGGTGCCAATACAGGGAAACACTGGATCGGGAAATTTTTAAAAGACTACTTCCCGATTGATTGGTAA
- a CDS encoding methyl-accepting chemotaxis protein, translating to MEDNYSNLGMRKLKDLIDSFGERSKEIGSVAGSIQQIAKQTNLLALNASIEAARAGEHGRGFEIVANEVTKLSFQTSEATKKISEILSRINIENSSANFDVIEMEKQSILEYAELWTSNIAKELESKFYIMATSLYGLKFLIQSLVHANVGMKREHLLLILQEYLIQNEQQLAYAICCEPNAIDFMDTDYSNKEGHDSKGRFVPYCHRHTGKISIEPLQGYDTAGEDEWYTLPRDLGEDVMMEPYDYPIEGKTVKMTSLMTNLFLHSKFAGILGADFSLEQLQAELSPKKLFGIGKTSLITYNGNFASHPEIEFLGTVAELLSEEAKRAIQKGESFTFIDKTNTARILKPVRIGQSKRPWSILVEFNLLSILKK from the coding sequence ATGGAAGACAATTACTCTAACTTAGGAATGAGAAAACTGAAAGATCTTATCGATTCATTCGGAGAGAGATCTAAAGAAATTGGTTCCGTTGCAGGATCTATCCAACAAATTGCTAAACAAACCAATCTCCTAGCACTCAATGCTTCGATTGAAGCAGCAAGAGCAGGAGAACATGGACGTGGGTTTGAAATTGTAGCAAATGAAGTGACTAAGTTATCTTTTCAAACTTCCGAAGCAACGAAAAAGATTTCGGAAATTTTATCTCGTATTAACATTGAAAACTCTTCAGCAAACTTTGATGTCATTGAGATGGAAAAACAATCCATCCTAGAATATGCAGAACTTTGGACGAGTAATATTGCCAAAGAACTCGAATCAAAATTTTATATTATGGCAACATCGCTATATGGTTTAAAGTTTTTAATCCAAAGTTTAGTCCATGCAAACGTAGGAATGAAACGAGAACATTTACTTCTCATTCTACAAGAATACTTAATACAAAATGAACAACAACTTGCTTATGCAATTTGTTGTGAACCAAATGCCATTGATTTTATGGATACTGATTATTCAAACAAGGAAGGTCACGATTCCAAAGGAAGATTTGTTCCTTATTGCCATAGACATACTGGAAAAATTTCGATAGAACCATTACAGGGTTATGATACTGCCGGCGAAGATGAATGGTATACTCTTCCTCGTGATTTAGGGGAAGATGTGATGATGGAACCTTACGATTATCCTATCGAAGGAAAAACAGTAAAGATGACAAGTCTAATGACCAATCTATTTCTCCATTCTAAATTTGCAGGGATTCTGGGAGCCGATTTTTCCCTGGAACAATTACAAGCAGAGCTTTCACCAAAAAAACTATTTGGGATTGGTAAAACTTCCCTGATCACTTACAACGGAAACTTTGCCTCTCATCCAGAAATTGAATTTTTAGGCACTGTTGCCGAACTCCTCAGTGAAGAAGCCAAAAGAGCCATTCAGAAAGGGGAAAGTTTTACTTTTATCGACAAAACAAATACCGCAAGGATTCTAAAACCAGTACGAATTGGACAAAGCAAAAGACCTTGGAGCATTCTTGTAGAATTCAATTTACTCTCCATTCTTAAAAAATAG
- a CDS encoding ABC transporter ATP-binding protein, with product MFSTFLRILKSSRIAFDLAYKSSPFLTLFISILTITNGLFPSLLVWIGKLIIDSILLSGLQPYQWIDLLQSKAVQLVYVEGLLTILFFGTQKLFNISYTLLRIRLGQEVNERILSKAIRLELTHFEDSETYDKMTQARTEASSKPLSMVTRFFTILQSSVTIISFFGLLIKLSPLASFILVIASIPSFIAETKFSNHSFRLFRWKAKETREQVYLETLMAREDNAKEILLFNLGKEFLNRYKNNFQRIYKEDKKLTIYKGIFSFLLGLLSQFAFYGSYVWIVCLALLHKISLGEMTMYLVIFRQGQSTFSNALSAFGGIYEDHLYIENLMEFLDLPILKQYGNAKGNHQKLGIVFDSVSFQYPGSKQASLSNVSFELKPGEKLAIVGENGSGKTTLIKLLTRLYSPTSGNIYLDGINLEDWDEETLRKRFGVIFQNFVQYQFKVGENIGMGDVHKVQSETEWIPAAKLGMAHEFVTNLENGYETRLGKWFKDGRELSGGQWQKIALARAFMRSHADILILDEPTSAIDAEAEMKVFEHFREHTQGKTVILISHRFSTVRIADQILVLEQGKKTEWGSHEELLSKKGKYEKLFRLQQAGYQ from the coding sequence ATGTTCAGTACCTTTTTAAGGATTTTGAAATCTTCGAGAATTGCCTTTGATTTGGCTTACAAAAGTTCTCCTTTTTTAACTTTATTCATTTCCATCCTGACCATAACGAATGGTTTATTTCCTTCTCTACTTGTCTGGATTGGGAAACTAATCATTGATTCAATTTTGCTTTCTGGATTACAACCATACCAGTGGATTGATCTATTACAATCTAAAGCAGTTCAATTAGTTTATGTGGAAGGACTACTTACCATTCTCTTTTTTGGAACACAAAAATTATTCAATATCTCTTACACTTTACTTCGCATTCGTTTAGGACAAGAAGTGAATGAAAGGATTTTATCAAAGGCAATTCGTTTAGAACTCACTCATTTTGAAGATTCTGAAACCTACGATAAAATGACACAAGCAAGGACGGAAGCCTCCTCAAAACCACTGTCCATGGTAACTCGTTTTTTCACTATACTCCAATCATCTGTCACCATCATTAGTTTTTTTGGACTTCTGATTAAACTTTCTCCACTTGCCTCTTTTATCTTAGTTATCGCTTCGATTCCTTCTTTTATTGCAGAAACAAAATTCTCCAATCATAGTTTTCGATTGTTCCGTTGGAAAGCAAAAGAAACCAGAGAACAAGTTTATCTAGAAACTCTTATGGCAAGAGAAGACAATGCTAAAGAAATTTTACTATTTAACTTGGGTAAAGAATTCTTGAATCGATATAAGAATAACTTCCAAAGGATTTATAAGGAGGATAAAAAACTTACTATCTATAAAGGAATTTTCAGCTTTTTACTCGGACTACTAAGCCAATTTGCGTTTTATGGGTCCTATGTTTGGATCGTATGTTTGGCACTCCTACATAAAATTTCATTAGGAGAAATGACAATGTACCTTGTCATTTTCAGGCAAGGACAAAGCACATTTTCGAATGCCCTTTCTGCTTTTGGAGGTATTTATGAAGATCATCTGTATATAGAAAATCTTATGGAATTTTTAGATCTGCCAATCCTCAAACAATACGGAAATGCAAAAGGCAATCACCAAAAACTAGGAATCGTTTTTGATTCCGTTTCCTTTCAATACCCTGGCTCTAAACAAGCATCTTTATCTAATGTTAGTTTTGAATTAAAACCAGGAGAAAAACTTGCTATCGTAGGTGAAAATGGTTCAGGAAAAACAACACTTATCAAACTCCTCACTCGTTTGTATTCTCCTACATCTGGCAATATATACTTAGATGGAATTAACTTAGAAGATTGGGATGAAGAAACATTACGCAAGAGATTTGGTGTTATCTTTCAAAACTTTGTCCAATACCAATTCAAAGTGGGAGAGAACATCGGTATGGGTGATGTTCACAAAGTCCAATCAGAAACAGAATGGATCCCTGCAGCTAAATTAGGAATGGCACACGAATTTGTAACAAATTTAGAAAATGGATATGAAACAAGACTTGGAAAATGGTTCAAAGATGGAAGAGAATTATCAGGAGGACAATGGCAAAAAATTGCACTAGCACGTGCATTTATGCGTTCTCATGCAGACATTTTAATTTTGGATGAACCTACATCCGCTATTGATGCAGAAGCAGAAATGAAAGTCTTCGAACATTTTAGAGAACACACACAAGGTAAAACTGTAATTTTAATCTCACACCGATTCTCTACTGTAAGAATTGCTGATCAAATTTTAGTATTAGAGCAAGGTAAAAAAACAGAATGGGGAAGTCATGAAGAACTTCTATCAAAGAAAGGAAAATATGAAAAACTATTTCGATTACAACAAGCTGGATATCAATAG
- a CDS encoding pseudouridine synthase codes for MTKDRLDKVLGNFGLGSRSDVKKEIHQGLVKVNGVVVKDPGFKVSLADEIVYYEETLIRKEFYYFMMNKAPDCITATEDPREKTVMDYLSERHRNMNLFPVGRLDKETEGLLLFTTDGTLGHYYTSPKHFVEKEYYAEISDSVTNEDILAFEKGVVLDDGYQTLPAKLAIPNLDFPNVVTVWLKEGKYRQIRRMFQSLGKEVTYLKRMKMGTLELDPSLPLGKYRELTIDEEVLLKQKTPIIQ; via the coding sequence ATGACAAAAGATCGTTTAGATAAAGTTCTTGGTAATTTCGGGTTAGGGTCTCGTTCAGATGTTAAGAAGGAAATTCATCAAGGGTTAGTCAAGGTGAACGGGGTGGTGGTCAAAGATCCAGGTTTTAAAGTTTCTCTTGCAGATGAAATTGTCTATTATGAAGAGACATTGATTCGCAAAGAGTTTTATTATTTTATGATGAACAAAGCCCCCGATTGTATCACTGCAACAGAAGACCCGCGTGAAAAAACGGTAATGGATTATCTAAGTGAAAGACATCGAAATATGAATTTGTTTCCGGTAGGTAGGTTGGATAAAGAAACAGAAGGTTTGTTATTATTTACCACTGACGGAACTCTTGGTCATTATTACACCTCTCCTAAACATTTTGTAGAAAAAGAATATTACGCCGAAATTTCTGATTCTGTAACAAACGAGGATATACTTGCTTTTGAAAAGGGAGTTGTTTTGGATGATGGTTATCAAACTTTGCCAGCGAAACTTGCGATTCCAAATCTTGATTTTCCAAACGTAGTGACTGTTTGGTTAAAGGAAGGTAAGTATAGGCAAATTCGAAGGATGTTTCAAAGTTTAGGAAAAGAAGTCACTTATCTTAAACGAATGAAAATGGGAACCTTGGAATTGGATCCTTCGCTGCCACTTGGTAAATATAGAGAGTTAACCATCGATGAGGAAGTCCTTCTCAAACAAAAAACTCCAATCATTCAATAA